Within the Malus sylvestris chromosome 4, drMalSylv7.2, whole genome shotgun sequence genome, the region AGTTTGACTTTGTGATCCCCTTTGAGCAGGTTGAAGTTCCAATATATATTTCTCGGAATCATGTTCTGCATCAACAGCTTTACGAATACAGCGGACAACATAACCCAACAGAAGTTCAActtttctcgatgtgagtacTTTAATTGCAGCTTCCCTATTGCCAGGCGGGGCATTCGGGCAGATTGTGGTTTCCACATTAATTGCTTGTACTATACCTCTATCCTGCAGTCTCTCTGATACAGTGGCAGCTAACTCAACTCCAGAGTAACCACAACCAACAACAACCACACGAATCAAAGATTCCTTACGGAAGTTCTTCCTCTCCAATGTTCTTAACTTACGATCAACCTTATGAGCATCCTCCAGGGTGGAGAATGGCAATGCAAATTCTACTGCTCCTGGTACAACATCAAGCTTTGATTCAGCTCCCAAAGCAAGAACCAGCCAGTCGTATTCAACAAGGAGTCCACTCTCAAGTAGCACAGTTCCCCCAAGGCTGGATTGTGTAGGTCCATAATGGTCAGAGGGATATAATAGTTTGGCCTTATCTTGATAGAACAGCACACTTGTATTTGCCAGTAAGTCTAAGAAACGAGGAGCTATCTCCCATGCATCTACTTCTCCTGTAAGAAGCTCATACAGCATTGGCTTGAAAACAAAGCGTTCGGACTGGTCAACAAGGAGGACCTGAGGTTTCTTGTCATCAGGCCACTCCAAGGATTCTAGTCGTAATGCAGTATATAGACCTCCGAATCCACCACCTAGTATACATATTCTTGGTTTCTTCTTATCCGGCCAAGAATACAATTGAGGTGCAGTTTCAGCTTCAGATAAATCCTTAACACTACCATTCGACCCAGGCGCACTGGAAGCAATCGCAAATCGAAATCCTATCTGTTGAGAACTGGCAGATAATGTTATCTTGGTCCCACATTTTCTCAAGAAACTAGGAAACAGCCCAGCACAGTGCTTTGCCCTACAATTGAATGGTAAAAGACTTGATGAAGCAGCTAATGCGGGCGATGACATCATTCGGGGTTTATCTGTATATATCAAAAAAGAGAGGAGCCAACTGAAACTTCACATTTCCTATTGGCgtaattttataaacaaaagatCCACTGACATCTCTATAGAATATCaaagcacacacacacacaaacttaTACAATCATGAACATGAAATCCTTTGTTCTGCAAAAGGAAACAATAATGCCCCATCtgataaccatttcatttttttactttggttttcaattcTTGTGCTTTAAATATGTGAAAGTATATAAAGAAGGGATGACGAAGGGCATTACTATTGGCCAGTCTTGAGAGCGAAAACAACTTAAAatagtttttggttttcttttcgtTTTTAGTTTCCAATTCGTGTATCCTCCCTTATAAATTTCTTACATTTCTCCCAAAATCCCTCATCCCTTCTCCTATGTCCCCTATTTTTCCCATGTATCTACCTTCTATCTCTAACACAAAAAAACAACAAACTAAGAACGAAATGGTCATCAAACGGGCGCTAAATTGTCAGATTAAACAGTAAACAAGAACAAATGGGGTGAGCCAGGATCCAATTCGGAGTGGACTAAACCGAAAACCAATTCATCATACATCACCCAAATGCACCACATTTACCTTAATAAAAGCAGAATTAGTAAATTAACATGCTATCAGtaagaaattaaacataaacagataattcacaaaataattatcaaataaaAGCAAATGCACCCTAGTATTTTcaacatcaaatttcaaattaaaccaatatACAATATTTGTAGCAGAAAGGACACTGAAAAACCAGAAACTCAACAAACAAGAAAACTGtggaaacaaatttaaaaaaaaaagaaaagaaaaagggaaattggAAAGTACCTTTTTGAGTGATGGGTTAAGTCATCACTGATAGGGAACTGAAGAGGCACATGAGCAGGTAGGTAGCTACTGGATAGACaccaacgaagaagaagaagaagaagaagaagaagaagaaaagtgcGTTTACGGGCTGGGCTTAGAGGTGAGATAGATTATGGGCTTGCTGGAACAACCCGAACCGACTATTATTTGTGAGGATGTAAATTTGAGATACGTGGCGGCTTGACGTCCCTTTTTATTCTTCATCACCAAAACTCTTACACAAAATTTTCtctccattttatttatttatttatttattttttggttttgttttgggaGCAATTTGATTATGGtcacaacattttttttttttgtctaatgGTCACTACATATTTCAAAATTAGAAGTTTTCAAGGAGAGGCCACaggagaaattttattttaggCAGAGAGGGAATTGTATTTATTGACCTTAATTCAAGAGGAGAATTGTTTCAATTAACCTATGCTAAAAAATGAAATGACGGTTAACCTATGTTGAGATATGAAATTATTGATGTAGATGAGTTTTTACAACAGTGATGGAAAATGTTAATGCTAGCATGGTGCAGGTTCGATCTTTTTCCTTAACATTTAACAAATTAATCTACTAATGCTATCGTATGtcaaaacaaaatatatgaaaatattgGTTAACCTAAATTAAATTTTCTTTGTTCTTGATGGCCAAGATATATGAAATTACACCAATGCAATGGGAGGTTCCCTAGAGAGTCACTTCTATCATCATCAATGATGTTTGTGACTTGTCTCAGTCTTCAATCATATTGATTGGAAGCACATTTTTAAGGAGACAAATTTTGTTGCAAATACTTTAGCTCATCTTGGTCTTTCCATTTCAAATCCTCATGTTTGAGATTTATGTTTACATGATGTGGCTCTACTTGCTTTTTAGTATGTTCTATTATGtgaaaaattatacttagaggAGTCTAAATGATTGATTTAGAGTGTCAACAATCCTATCTAAAGtcaaaattatatttaatattattcAACACACGTGTTATAATTTGAATGAATTCAATGCATCATATAAGTATTTTCACGTTGTATGTTATATGCACCTAATAACTTACCCCAAAACATACTGCTCACGTACCAGTTACCACATGTTATAATCCTAATTTAATCGAAATTTCAGAATTCAAATGTGGAATTTATGTAAATAGTAAAAACATTTCTCAACCTCCAGATTGATGCATGGAAAAATAGCCTCTTGGTTTTTCGTTATCCCCAACACTCCACGCTTCCACAACCCTTACCCCATCCATACGGATTTGGATTCCCTTCCGATTCTGATTGTGAGGATTCAAGGGATTAAGTCACCATAGCCGTTCATCACCCATTTTACGACTACAAatctaaatttttaaattttatctacaTAGTATTATGATTTGTAGTCGTATAATGTGTGGTGGACGGCCATGATAACTTGATCCTTGATCCCACGATGAGGAGGTTTCGGAGGAGATCCAAATCCCATCCATACAATACCATACGGGCCATATCACAATCAGATAGGGCGCcaacaactctctctctccctctctctctctctctctctctgggatAAGAAGAAACAATGGCTACAGAGTCAGTGAGAGTGTACAGTTTTAGCTTCAATGGAGGTTCTCAGACTCGGCCGGCCATGTCTCCCTCCCCAGCTCGCTTTCTCGGTCTTCGCCATCGACCCTCTTCTTCCCTCACTTCGTCTTCGCTTTCCCACTTCTTTGGGAATGTTCGTATCAGCTCCCACTCCTCAAGGCTCTCGAATTTGCGCCAGCAGAGCCGAAGAAACCTCTCTGTTTTTGCCATGGCCGCAGAGGGTAGTTTTCTCCTCCTGTTCTTTGTGTTCCTACTGTTTATCCGCCACTTCCTTGCTGAATTATTGCTCTCTGAATTGTTGTGTGGATTCCCAAATTGTTCAATTTTTGGTTATTTAGTGAGATCTATGTGCATTTTGGTTCAGCCCTTATTTGAAATGAATcgattttaatatttataacaaaaaataattgatttttctaattgggatgattgtgcctctttttttatttaggaCTTTGATGTTCAAAGTTATTCTGGATAAGAAATCGATTTTTGCAGTCAATAGTTATCGTATACGGGTACTTGGGATCGAGTAGAGCATATAAACTTCACTAAACATTCACTGTGAATTTGCAACCACGGCAGAAGTAGCTTAGCTTTCTGTGTTCTTAATATACTCAACTTAATTCTGGTTTATCGGAATAAGGTAATCGAATGTTCTGTGGTATCGATGTCGTTGTCTAGAACACTTGTATTGATACGAATTCTATCTTTTGGCATGTTGATGAGTGATGTTGTTCTCGACAGTTCAAGGAGATAGCCTCTCCATGGCCATGTAGCTACTTTGTTGCCGGATGAAAACACAATGCTTCTTTGTCTTTCGaatgaaatcatatataacTGAACGGTGCTCcattttaatatatttcttCGGGGTTTCTTTAACTGGATATATAATTAAACCTAGAAACTCTTTATACTTGTTTCAGTTTACTAATAATATTGGTAGTAGTGTTTGTTTATCAGCTGATATAGCAGATATGTATTTATTCTATTTGTTTGTTCATTGTGCCAGATGGAAAACGTGCAGTAGCTTTAGAAGATTATCGCAACATAGGAATTATGGCTCACATAGATGCAGGGAAGACAACTACAACTGAAAGAATCTTGTTTTATACTGGAAGAAACTATAAAATAGGGGAGGTACATGAAGGAACAGCAACTATGGACTGGATGGAGCAGGAACAAGAAAGAGGCATTACCATAACTTCTGCTGCAACTACAACATTTTGGGACAATCACAGGATTAACATCATCGACACTCCTGGCCACGTTGACTTCACCCTTGAAGTGGAGCGGGCTCTAAGGGTGCTTGATGGTGCTATATGCTTGTTTGATAGTGTTGCTGGTGTGGAACCTCAATCTGAAACTGTGTGGAGGCAAGCTGATAGATATGGAGTGCCCAGGATTTGCTTTGTCAATAAAATGGATCGTCTTGGAGCAAACTTCTTCCGAACAAGAGACATGATAGTGACAAATTTGGGTGCCAAACCACTTGTACTTCAAATTCCAGTTGGTGCAGAAGATAATTTTAAAGGAGTTATTGATCTTGTGAAGATGAGAGCTATACTTTGGTCTGGAGAAGAGTTGGGTGCTAAATTTGTTTACGAGGAGATTCCATCTGATCTTCTGGAGCTGGCTCAAGAATACAGGGCTGAGATGATAGAAACCATAGTTGAGTTGGATGATCAAGCAATGGAGGGCTATCTAGAAGGAGTTGAACCTGATGAGGAAACCATTAAGAAATTAATTAGGAAGGGAACCATCGCAATTAGTTTTGTGCCAGTATTATGTGGTTCGGCTTTTAAAAATAAGGGGGTTCAACCATTGCTTGATGCAGTTGTGGATTATTTGCCTTCACCACTTGACGTGCCACCAATGAAGGGGACTGATGCAGACAACCCTGAAATCACGATTGAAAGGGCTGCAAGTGATGAGGAACCATTTGCTGGGCTAGCATTCAAGATCATGAGTGATCCATTTGTGGGATCCCTTACATTTGTGAGAATCTATGCAGGAAAGCTAACGGCTGGATCCTATGTTTTAAATGCAAACAAGGGAAAGAAGGAGAGGATTGGTAGACTTCTAGAAATGCATGCAAACAGTAGGGAGGATGTAAAGGTAGCTTTAGCTGGTGATATCGTTGCACTTGCAGGCCTGAAGGATACCATTACCGGTGAAACATTGAGTGACCCCGATCATCCTATAGTGCTTGAACGAATGGACTTCCCTGATCCTGTAATTAAGGTTGCCATTGAACCCAAAACTAAAGCTGATGTTGATAAGATGGGAGCTGGTTTGGTTAAGCTTGCTCAAGAAGACCCTTCTTTCCACTTCTCTCGGGATGAAGAGATCAACCAGACAGTGATTGAAGGAATGGGAGAATTGCATCTTGAGATTATTGTTGATCGGCTCAAGAGAGAATTCAAGGTCTGTGTACTACTCCATGTTTCTCATTGTCCATATTACTTATGATCCTTGCCTTCACCATAAAAGATTCGgagtgttttttctttttgtttgtgcGTTTTTTTGTATTGCCATAGTGTCATCTTCTGGATTATTAATCTCACCCATGTTTGTGCTTGTATCTTATGTACAAATATACACGTATATGCATATAAaaggactgtgcacctacctaTGAACTTAACCATTTGAAATGTGTTAATTGTTATTCCTTTGAGAATTTTCAAAGAATTGAATGCTCCAGATATGTAGTTGATTTGGATTTTCATAGCTGGGATTGCTTGATCTGTGCAGGTTGAAGCAAATGTTGGTGCACCCCAGGTAAACTACCGGGAAAGCATTTCGAGAACCTCCGAAGTGAGGTATGTGCACAAGAAACAATCAGGTGGACAAGGTCAATTTGCAGATGTCACCGTACGGTTTGAACCAATGGAGGCTGGCGGTGGATATGAGTTTAAGAGTGAAATCAAGGGAGGTGCAGTGCCAAGAGAATACATTCCTGGGGTCATGAAAGGATTAGAGGAGTGTATGAGCAACGGTGTGCTCGCAGGCTTTCCTGTTGTTGATGTACGCGCTGTACTAGTTGATGGTTCTTACCATGATGTCGACTCAAGTGTGTTAGCATTTCAATTGGCAGCAAGAGGAGCTTTCCGGGAGGGGATAAAGAAAGCTGCCCCGAAAATGCTTGAACCAATAATGAAAGTTGAAGTTGTTACACCAGAAGAACATCTCGGAGATGTGATTGGTGATCTTAACTCGAGGAGAGGACAGATCAACAGCTTCAATGACAAACCTGGTGGTCTCAAGGTACGTCTAAGGATTTATAACGTAACCGATACTTATGATTGCAGCTAGCAAGCGTGTGTTGTTAATTACATTCGAATCTTGACAAAGTATTATACAGTGGTAATCATGTTTCGGTTACTAATAGAGCGTTTCGGTATTAATCCAGGTGGTGGATTCACTGGTTCCTCTTGCGGAGATGTTTCAGTACGTGAGTACGCTGAGGGGCATGACGAAAGGTCGTGCATCGTATACAATGCAGTTAGCTAAGTTTGACGTTGTTCCTCAGCACATTCAGAACCAGCTTGCTGCCAAGGAGGAAGAAGTTACTGCTTGATTTTGTTTCCATGTATGGTCAGATCAGAGGGAACTTATAATTTAAATCCCAACTCATTATTTGagaaaaaccctttttttttttttttttttttttttttgactctgcatcaaaaaatattgaagtattgatatttccttttaaaaaaagaaaaaaaaagggacaccGCATGTAAGCTCAACAAAACCACGAGTCCTGCCTTGCTCTTGTATTCCTACCACTTTTATTGCACATTTACGTAAAGG harbors:
- the LOC126617742 gene encoding alternative NAD(P)H-ubiquinone oxidoreductase C1, chloroplastic/mitochondrial; its protein translation is MMSSPALAASSSLLPFNCRAKHCAGLFPSFLRKCGTKITLSASSQQIGFRFAIASSAPGSNGSVKDLSEAETAPQLYSWPDKKKPRICILGGGFGGLYTALRLESLEWPDDKKPQVLLVDQSERFVFKPMLYELLTGEVDAWEIAPRFLDLLANTSVLFYQDKAKLLYPSDHYGPTQSSLGGTVLLESGLLVEYDWLVLALGAESKLDVVPGAVEFALPFSTLEDAHKVDRKLRTLERKNFRKESLIRVVVVGCGYSGVELAATVSERLQDRGIVQAINVETTICPNAPPGNREAAIKVLTSRKVELLLGYVVRCIRKAVDAEHDSEKYILELQPAQRGSQSQTVEADLVLWTVGNKSLLPKLEPEDRPHELPLNARGQAETDENLRVKGHPRIFAVGDSCALRESNGRLLPATAQVAFQQADFAGWNLWAAINDRPLLPFKFQNLGEMITLGRNDAAISPSFIEGLTLEGPIGHTARKLAYLIRLPTDEHRLKVGISWLTKSAIDSVASLQSTLTKVLSNS
- the LOC126617740 gene encoding elongation factor G-2, chloroplastic; translation: MATESVRVYSFSFNGGSQTRPAMSPSPARFLGLRHRPSSSLTSSSLSHFFGNVRISSHSSRLSNLRQQSRRNLSVFAMAAEDGKRAVALEDYRNIGIMAHIDAGKTTTTERILFYTGRNYKIGEVHEGTATMDWMEQEQERGITITSAATTTFWDNHRINIIDTPGHVDFTLEVERALRVLDGAICLFDSVAGVEPQSETVWRQADRYGVPRICFVNKMDRLGANFFRTRDMIVTNLGAKPLVLQIPVGAEDNFKGVIDLVKMRAILWSGEELGAKFVYEEIPSDLLELAQEYRAEMIETIVELDDQAMEGYLEGVEPDEETIKKLIRKGTIAISFVPVLCGSAFKNKGVQPLLDAVVDYLPSPLDVPPMKGTDADNPEITIERAASDEEPFAGLAFKIMSDPFVGSLTFVRIYAGKLTAGSYVLNANKGKKERIGRLLEMHANSREDVKVALAGDIVALAGLKDTITGETLSDPDHPIVLERMDFPDPVIKVAIEPKTKADVDKMGAGLVKLAQEDPSFHFSRDEEINQTVIEGMGELHLEIIVDRLKREFKVEANVGAPQVNYRESISRTSEVRYVHKKQSGGQGQFADVTVRFEPMEAGGGYEFKSEIKGGAVPREYIPGVMKGLEECMSNGVLAGFPVVDVRAVLVDGSYHDVDSSVLAFQLAARGAFREGIKKAAPKMLEPIMKVEVVTPEEHLGDVIGDLNSRRGQINSFNDKPGGLKVVDSLVPLAEMFQYVSTLRGMTKGRASYTMQLAKFDVVPQHIQNQLAAKEEEVTA